A single region of the Palaeococcus ferrophilus DSM 13482 genome encodes:
- a CDS encoding CBS domain-containing protein, giving the protein MDKNNKAESAKGKKIRIILGKRHHVQLEKRKELSHNIRYIGKVPIRIVMDVDFIRLHPEDSLVKLVGLLRGEETAALVVDDENHLLGFITIKDFLKFFAPPEKSTVIGIGLLKRYSLTRASRVGDIMVTKPITVDINDNLEHAIRIMLETGKHHLPVVDRERRVHGILEIKDIVRLIRIVST; this is encoded by the coding sequence ATGGACAAAAATAATAAGGCCGAGAGCGCCAAGGGGAAGAAGATTCGTATAATTCTCGGGAAGAGGCACCACGTACAGCTCGAAAAGAGGAAGGAGCTGAGCCACAACATAAGGTACATAGGGAAGGTTCCCATCAGGATTGTGATGGACGTTGACTTCATACGCCTCCATCCCGAGGACAGCCTCGTGAAGCTCGTGGGACTCCTCAGGGGGGAGGAGACGGCCGCCCTCGTCGTTGATGATGAGAACCACCTCCTGGGCTTCATAACGATAAAGGACTTCCTCAAGTTCTTCGCGCCACCGGAGAAGAGCACGGTTATAGGAATCGGCCTCCTCAAGCGCTACTCCCTAACGAGGGCGTCGAGGGTGGGGGACATCATGGTAACCAAGCCCATAACCGTGGACATCAACGACAACCTCGAGCACGCCATAAGGATAATGCTCGAGACAGGGAAGCACCACCTCCCCGTGGTGGACAGGGAACGGCGCGTACACGGGATACTTGAAATAAAGGATATAGTGCGTCTGATAAGAATAGTGAGCACGTAG
- the eif2g gene encoding translation initiation factor IF-2 subunit gamma — MAKRKQAEVNIGMVGHVDHGKTTLTKALTGIWADTHSEELRRGITIKIGFADAEIRKCPSCGKYSTSPKCPYCGAETEFERRVSFIDAPGHEALMTTMLAGASLMDGAVLVIAANEGIMPQTREHLMALQIVGNRNIVIAQNKIELVSKERAIENYHEIKEFVKGTVAEDAPIIPISALHGANVDVLTKAIEEFIPTPERDPNKSPRMLVLRSFDVNKPGTKPEKLIGGVLGGSIVQGKLTLGEEIEIRPGIPYEDHGRIKYEPITTEIVSLQAGGRFVEEAFPGGLVGVGTKLDPFLTKGDLMAGNVVGRPGKLPPVWEDIRLEVHLLERVVGTEEELKVEPIKRREMLLLNVGTARTVGLVTNLARGEVEIKLQIPICAEPGERVAISRQVGSRWRLIGYGLIRE; from the coding sequence ATGGCTAAGAGGAAGCAGGCTGAGGTAAACATTGGTATGGTTGGTCACGTTGATCACGGTAAGACCACACTCACAAAGGCCCTCACGGGAATATGGGCGGACACCCACAGCGAGGAGCTCAGGAGAGGTATCACCATAAAGATAGGCTTCGCCGACGCGGAGATAAGGAAGTGCCCGTCCTGCGGTAAGTACTCGACTTCACCCAAGTGCCCCTACTGCGGTGCTGAAACCGAGTTTGAGAGGCGCGTTTCTTTCATAGACGCTCCGGGTCACGAGGCGCTCATGACGACGATGCTCGCCGGCGCTTCCCTCATGGACGGCGCGGTTCTCGTCATAGCCGCCAACGAGGGGATAATGCCGCAGACGAGGGAGCACCTCATGGCGCTCCAGATAGTGGGCAACAGGAACATCGTAATAGCCCAGAACAAGATAGAGCTCGTCTCAAAGGAGAGGGCCATAGAGAACTACCATGAGATAAAGGAGTTCGTCAAGGGGACGGTCGCTGAGGACGCCCCCATAATTCCGATATCCGCACTCCACGGGGCCAACGTTGACGTTCTCACCAAGGCCATTGAGGAGTTCATCCCGACTCCGGAGCGCGACCCCAACAAGTCCCCAAGAATGCTGGTTTTGAGGAGCTTCGACGTCAACAAGCCCGGAACAAAGCCCGAGAAGCTCATCGGTGGCGTTCTTGGTGGTTCCATAGTCCAGGGCAAGCTCACCCTCGGAGAGGAGATAGAGATAAGGCCCGGAATTCCCTATGAAGACCACGGGAGGATAAAATACGAGCCCATAACAACGGAGATAGTCTCCCTTCAGGCAGGGGGGCGCTTTGTGGAAGAGGCCTTCCCGGGAGGCCTTGTTGGTGTTGGAACCAAACTGGACCCGTTCCTCACAAAGGGAGACCTCATGGCGGGTAACGTCGTTGGAAGGCCCGGGAAGCTTCCGCCTGTGTGGGAGGACATAAGGCTCGAAGTCCACCTCCTCGAGCGCGTTGTTGGAACCGAGGAGGAACTCAAGGTCGAGCCCATAAAGAGGCGCGAGATGCTCCTCCTCAACGTGGGCACGGCAAGAACGGTTGGTCTCGTCACGAACCTCGCAAGGGGAGAGGTCGAGATAAAGCTCCAGATACCCATATGCGCCGAGCCCGGTGAGAGGGTTGCCATAAGCAGGCAGGTCGGCTCCCGCTGGAGACTCATCGGCTACGGCCTTATCAGAGAGTGA
- a CDS encoding asparagine synthetase A codes for MLMNAVEMVSRDMAPIMDVQTRVLRYSVDFFVRKGFRWLLPVMLSSITDPLWPDPAAAKMKAPEIEAYGRRLKLMHSMILHKQLAIGMGLGKIFILSPNIRLEERDRDDGRHSYEFTQLDFEIEGATMEEVMALIEEFIAGLFEELGVMEVKRPFRRFTLEEIEKEFGGEEEASEAMSEPFWITDIGREFYDREDPERPGHYRNYDLILPYGYGEVSSGGEREWEYGRIVRRLEEGGLSLDAFRPYLEVAKAGKLKPSAGAGIGMERLVRFVTRRKHIGEVQPFPRVPGIPAII; via the coding sequence ATGCTCATGAACGCGGTCGAGATGGTAAGCAGGGATATGGCCCCAATAATGGACGTGCAAACGAGGGTTTTACGCTACTCGGTGGACTTCTTCGTGCGAAAGGGCTTCAGATGGCTCTTACCTGTGATGCTGAGCTCCATAACAGACCCGCTGTGGCCGGATCCAGCTGCGGCGAAGATGAAGGCACCCGAGATAGAGGCCTACGGAAGAAGGCTTAAACTCATGCACAGCATGATACTCCACAAACAGCTCGCGATAGGGATGGGCCTCGGAAAGATTTTCATCCTCTCCCCCAACATAAGGCTTGAGGAGAGGGACAGGGACGACGGGAGGCACTCCTACGAGTTCACCCAGCTGGACTTTGAGATTGAAGGGGCAACGATGGAAGAGGTAATGGCCCTCATAGAGGAGTTCATCGCGGGGCTCTTCGAGGAGCTGGGCGTCATGGAGGTGAAAAGGCCCTTCAGGCGCTTCACGCTCGAGGAGATAGAGAAGGAATTTGGAGGCGAGGAAGAGGCAAGCGAAGCAATGAGTGAACCCTTCTGGATAACCGACATAGGGAGGGAGTTCTACGACAGGGAGGATCCGGAGAGGCCCGGCCACTATAGAAACTACGACCTTATCCTCCCCTACGGCTACGGGGAGGTCTCCAGCGGAGGCGAAAGGGAATGGGAGTACGGAAGAATAGTCAGACGCCTTGAGGAAGGGGGCCTGAGCCTCGACGCCTTTAGGCCCTATTTAGAGGTCGCGAAGGCGGGGAAGCTTAAACCGAGCGCGGGAGCGGGAATAGGAATGGAGAGGCTGGTGCGCTTCGTAACGAGGAGAAAGCACATAGGAGAGGTGCAGCCCTTCCCGAGGGTCCCGGGAATCCCGGCGATTATTTAA
- the rlmD gene encoding 23S rRNA (uracil(1939)-C(5))-methyltransferase RlmD, with product MRVRIERLGEKGFGVAKVGKKRIHVPFTAPGDVVDVRKWHREKRILVAHDYEVVKAAEGRAEPRCPYFGRCGGCVLQHIPYETQIEFKKASLERSLGFEVEVLPSPLTYGHRNRIDIAIATTGIGFRRRGTWWDVIDIDECPVFGGRSREAIAAMKEAIEGLSLERYDIRNNEGFLRYLVLREGKFTGEFMVNVVTAEGRLPEGFEEYFSFADSLYWSVNRTPSDVSFGDAERFWGKPYITERLGDVTYLIHPNSFFQTNSYQAENLVKMVSKLVEGGSVLDLYSGVGTFGVYLAKRGFRVEGIEVNPFAVEMARENVELNGVEATFRVGEDRDVETLRDYDTVVVDPPRAGLHPKLIRRLLRDTPETLVYVSCNPKTLAEDLRALGEAYEVEEAMGLDMFPHTPHVEAVVKLKHKV from the coding sequence ATGAGGGTCAGAATCGAGAGACTGGGGGAAAAGGGCTTTGGAGTGGCAAAGGTCGGGAAGAAGAGAATCCACGTCCCCTTCACGGCCCCCGGAGACGTTGTGGACGTCAGGAAATGGCACAGAGAGAAGAGGATTCTTGTTGCGCACGACTACGAGGTCGTGAAGGCAGCGGAAGGGAGGGCGGAGCCGAGGTGCCCCTATTTTGGAAGGTGCGGTGGCTGCGTTCTTCAGCACATTCCCTATGAAACCCAGATTGAGTTCAAGAAAGCGTCCCTTGAGAGGAGCCTCGGCTTCGAGGTGGAGGTTCTCCCATCACCACTAACCTACGGCCACAGGAACAGGATTGATATAGCCATAGCGACCACGGGAATCGGCTTCAGGAGGAGGGGCACGTGGTGGGACGTGATTGACATAGACGAGTGCCCGGTCTTCGGCGGGAGGAGCAGGGAGGCGATAGCGGCCATGAAGGAGGCCATCGAGGGGCTCAGCCTGGAACGGTACGACATCAGGAACAACGAGGGATTTTTGAGGTACCTCGTGCTCAGGGAGGGCAAGTTCACGGGGGAGTTCATGGTGAACGTCGTCACCGCCGAGGGTCGCCTTCCGGAGGGCTTTGAGGAATATTTCTCATTTGCGGACTCCCTCTACTGGAGCGTTAACAGGACACCGAGTGACGTCTCCTTCGGGGATGCGGAGCGGTTCTGGGGCAAACCCTACATAACGGAGCGTCTTGGGGACGTTACATACCTTATCCACCCTAATTCATTCTTCCAGACGAACAGTTATCAGGCGGAAAACCTCGTCAAGATGGTCTCAAAACTGGTTGAGGGCGGGAGTGTTCTTGACCTCTACTCCGGTGTGGGAACCTTCGGCGTTTACCTCGCGAAGAGGGGCTTCAGGGTGGAGGGGATAGAAGTTAACCCCTTTGCCGTCGAGATGGCTAGGGAAAACGTCGAGCTCAACGGTGTGGAGGCTACCTTCAGGGTTGGGGAAGACCGCGACGTGGAAACGCTTAGGGACTACGATACGGTAGTGGTTGACCCCCCGAGGGCGGGCCTGCACCCCAAGCTCATAAGGCGCCTCCTCAGAGACACTCCCGAGACCCTCGTCTACGTTTCCTGCAACCCGAAGACGCTCGCCGAGGATTTGCGGGCACTTGGGGAGGCGTACGAGGTGGAGGAGGCCATGGGACTCGATATGTTCCCCCACACCCCGCACGTCGAGGCCGTTGTTAAACTCAAGCACAAAGTTTAA
- a CDS encoding 30S ribosomal protein S6e, translating into MVTFKVVISDPKSGKAKQVEVSDKKAEALIGLKIGDTFDPSVIGVNLGELLEEEIPANVKLKIRGGTDKDGFPMRPDVHGPRKVRILVSRGPGFRPKERGERRKKTVRGDTISPEILQINTVIVYEE; encoded by the coding sequence ATGGTGACGTTTAAGGTTGTTATATCTGACCCAAAGAGCGGTAAGGCCAAACAGGTCGAGGTGAGCGACAAGAAGGCAGAGGCCCTCATAGGCCTCAAGATAGGGGACACTTTTGACCCGAGCGTCATAGGCGTCAACCTTGGCGAGCTCCTTGAGGAGGAGATTCCCGCCAACGTTAAGCTCAAGATAAGGGGCGGGACCGACAAGGATGGCTTCCCCATGAGGCCCGACGTTCACGGCCCCAGGAAGGTCCGCATTCTCGTCTCAAGGGGCCCCGGATTCAGGCCCAAGGAGAGGGGCGAGAGGAGGAAGAAGACCGTCAGGGGCGATACCATAAGCCCCGAGATACTCCAGATAAACACGGTTATCGTTTACGAGGAGTGA
- a CDS encoding ribonucleoside-triphosphate reductase, with the protein MEFKEEVNKAIQSDALFTFVTFKTPYGPAETLERFTGMLEELGWKVGFKANWWTAEIPYGVIRADVRKEGEEKVVIGRWILGRECRLIRVENMNLEEGKEEFYRALDSITSTLIHDPALRTMREQY; encoded by the coding sequence ATGGAGTTTAAGGAGGAGGTAAACAAGGCGATTCAAAGTGATGCCCTGTTCACGTTCGTAACGTTTAAGACCCCCTACGGGCCCGCCGAGACTCTGGAGCGCTTCACGGGAATGTTAGAGGAGCTTGGATGGAAGGTAGGGTTTAAGGCAAACTGGTGGACGGCGGAAATCCCCTACGGCGTTATAAGGGCAGACGTTAGAAAGGAAGGAGAGGAGAAGGTCGTTATCGGGCGCTGGATACTCGGAAGGGAGTGCAGACTCATAAGGGTCGAGAACATGAACCTTGAAGAGGGCAAGGAGGAGTTCTACCGCGCCCTGGACAGCATAACCTCCACCCTCATCCACGACCCCGCCCTCAGAACCATGAGGGAGCAGTACTGA
- a CDS encoding Rrf2 family transcriptional regulator, with protein sequence MPQKEVVYNLLAVKKRAVALQKLSEELDTPMPHLFKTLKSLESEGLVEVYYGKEKAQVMVRAKTIEDFML encoded by the coding sequence ATGCCCCAGAAAGAGGTAGTTTATAACCTTCTGGCCGTTAAGAAAAGGGCAGTTGCACTTCAGAAACTGAGCGAAGAGCTCGACACACCCATGCCCCACCTTTTTAAAACCCTCAAGAGCCTTGAGTCAGAGGGACTTGTGGAGGTTTACTACGGTAAAGAAAAGGCGCAGGTGATGGTGAGGGCTAAAACCATAGAGGATTTCATGCTCTGA
- the lrpA gene encoding HTH-type transcriptional regulator LrpA produces MDERDRVILDMLTKDARTPFTEIAKVLGISETAVRKRVKSLEERGVLKKYTIEADPGKLGYNLVSITGVDTVPEKIFDVATKLKEFEFVRSLYLTSGDHMIMAEVWARDGEDLADIISNKIGRLEGVTKVCPAIILEKLK; encoded by the coding sequence ATTGATGAGAGGGACAGGGTAATCCTGGACATGCTGACGAAGGACGCGAGGACGCCCTTCACCGAGATAGCCAAGGTTCTTGGTATAAGCGAGACCGCGGTCAGGAAGCGCGTAAAGTCCCTGGAGGAGAGGGGGGTCCTGAAGAAGTACACGATAGAGGCGGACCCGGGTAAGCTCGGCTACAACCTCGTGAGCATAACGGGCGTTGATACCGTGCCGGAGAAGATATTCGACGTGGCTACCAAGCTCAAGGAGTTCGAGTTCGTGAGGAGCCTCTACCTCACGAGCGGTGACCACATGATAATGGCCGAGGTCTGGGCCAGGGACGGCGAGGATTTGGCAGACATAATCTCCAACAAGATAGGCCGCCTCGAGGGAGTAACCAAGGTGTGTCCTGCAATAATCCTTGAGAAGCTCAAGTGA
- a CDS encoding geranylgeranylglycerol-phosphate geranylgeranyltransferase: MEVKAFIEITRPHNALMAGLVGVLGAIISLGHVPEAGKLALVFLVVTLGTAGGNTINDYFDYEIDRINRPDRPIPRGAMGRETARLYAVALFLLGIGLAYFLNLWAFIITLVAYALMYVYAWKLKPLPLVGNLTVSFLTGITPVFGAIAFGRIGLAGYLSLSAFLVNLSREILKDIEDVEGDRAMGARTLPIVWGIGRSSKLAALFAVLTILSSLLPLTTGVGRGYWPIVFVDLLLLKVALDAWSKPSIETASKGQKRLKVAIFLAILVFLAGSLT; this comes from the coding sequence GTGGAAGTCAAGGCGTTCATTGAGATAACAAGGCCCCACAACGCGCTCATGGCGGGTCTCGTGGGAGTTCTCGGTGCGATAATATCCCTAGGTCACGTGCCCGAGGCCGGAAAGCTCGCCCTAGTTTTTCTCGTCGTGACCCTTGGAACGGCCGGTGGAAACACCATAAACGACTACTTCGACTACGAGATTGACAGGATAAACCGCCCCGACAGACCCATCCCAAGGGGGGCAATGGGCAGGGAAACCGCGAGACTCTACGCCGTGGCGCTTTTCCTGCTTGGGATAGGCCTCGCCTACTTCCTGAACCTATGGGCCTTCATCATAACCCTCGTGGCCTACGCCCTCATGTACGTGTACGCGTGGAAGCTCAAGCCCCTCCCCCTCGTTGGAAACCTTACCGTGTCATTTCTCACGGGGATAACCCCCGTCTTTGGGGCCATCGCCTTCGGAAGGATAGGGCTGGCGGGCTACCTCTCCCTCAGCGCCTTCCTCGTCAACCTCTCCCGCGAGATACTGAAGGACATAGAGGACGTCGAAGGGGACAGGGCAATGGGTGCGAGAACCCTCCCCATCGTGTGGGGGATAGGGAGGAGCTCAAAGCTGGCCGCTTTGTTCGCGGTTCTAACGATTCTCTCGTCCCTGCTGCCCCTGACGACGGGGGTTGGAAGGGGTTACTGGCCCATAGTCTTCGTGGACTTGCTGCTCCTGAAGGTTGCCCTCGATGCCTGGAGTAAGCCCTCCATCGAGACGGCCTCGAAGGGGCAGAAACGCCTCAAGGTGGCGATTTTCCTCGCGATACTTGTGTTCCTTGCCGGTTCATTAACGTAA
- a CDS encoding PIN domain-containing protein, translating into MGNHYLVIFDTNFLLVPAQFGVDIIGELHRLLDVRFEMAVPDVVLEELDVIERKSRGKDLLAVRMAKKLVERFGVVEVGRYGEKPTDELILEFAVTRGDVIVCTNDRGLRKKLRERGIPVVYLRQRKILVLEGMIT; encoded by the coding sequence ATGGGGAACCACTACCTCGTTATTTTTGACACAAATTTTCTCCTTGTTCCGGCGCAGTTCGGCGTTGATATAATAGGCGAACTCCACCGCCTTCTGGATGTGCGTTTCGAGATGGCCGTCCCAGACGTTGTCCTGGAGGAACTCGACGTCATAGAGCGCAAGTCCCGGGGAAAAGACCTTCTGGCGGTGAGGATGGCCAAGAAGCTTGTGGAGCGCTTTGGAGTCGTTGAGGTCGGCAGATACGGGGAGAAGCCAACGGACGAGCTCATACTGGAGTTCGCCGTGACCAGGGGAGACGTCATAGTCTGCACGAACGACAGGGGGTTAAGAAAAAAGCTCAGGGAGAGGGGAATCCCCGTCGTCTACCTCCGCCAGAGGAAGATTCTCGTGCTCGAGGGCATGATAACTTAA
- a CDS encoding cation:proton antiporter, translating to MDDLITIGLMLFTAKLGGWLFEKLNQPTVLGQILGGIFIGLFLNTDEVIRAFSTFGVILLLFLAGLESDINEFKAVGRPSILIAGVGVLVSFVLGFIVSLPFYSFENALLLGAIMTPTSVSITVRVLMEMRRLRTKAGTSILAAAVIDDILGILALTIVISLLVEGNLNPIKILEIIVEVSGFLILLLKFGVPLTERFFHAVSRVKLPESRTAFSLVLTVFIAALAEEMQIASILGAYMTGLLIGQTQYGREITEKVSTLGYSLFIPIFFVEVGMSIDVSYVMKAGLFAIIYTLAAIVAKIGGCGLGAYLGGFDAKESLRIGVGMIPRMGVELAMLAIAMQAGVAGQDELTIAVFMVFVTTILTPPLLKYVYSKS from the coding sequence ATGGATGACCTCATCACCATCGGCCTGATGCTCTTTACGGCAAAGCTGGGAGGCTGGCTTTTCGAGAAGCTAAACCAACCAACCGTTCTGGGCCAGATACTTGGCGGGATTTTTATAGGCCTCTTCCTCAATACCGACGAGGTCATAAGGGCGTTCTCAACCTTCGGCGTGATTCTCCTCCTCTTCCTGGCCGGGCTGGAAAGCGATATAAACGAATTCAAAGCCGTTGGAAGGCCCAGCATTCTGATAGCAGGAGTGGGTGTCCTAGTCTCGTTCGTGCTGGGCTTTATCGTATCCCTGCCGTTCTACTCCTTCGAGAACGCCCTGCTCCTCGGAGCCATCATGACCCCCACGAGCGTCAGCATAACCGTGAGGGTTCTCATGGAGATGAGGCGTCTTAGAACGAAGGCGGGAACCTCCATACTGGCGGCGGCTGTCATAGACGACATCCTCGGAATACTCGCCCTCACGATAGTGATATCCCTCCTCGTGGAGGGCAACCTCAATCCCATCAAGATACTGGAGATAATAGTGGAGGTCTCGGGCTTCCTCATACTTCTCCTCAAGTTCGGGGTACCCCTCACGGAGCGCTTCTTCCACGCGGTATCGAGGGTCAAGCTTCCCGAGAGCAGGACGGCCTTCTCCCTTGTGTTAACAGTCTTCATAGCGGCCCTCGCGGAGGAGATGCAGATAGCGAGCATCCTCGGGGCATACATGACGGGCCTGCTCATCGGACAGACCCAGTACGGGAGGGAGATAACGGAGAAGGTCAGTACTCTCGGATACTCCCTCTTCATACCCATATTCTTCGTGGAGGTCGGCATGAGCATAGACGTTTCCTACGTGATGAAGGCGGGGCTTTTCGCGATCATCTACACGCTCGCGGCGATAGTGGCTAAGATTGGGGGCTGTGGGCTTGGGGCTTACCTGGGGGGCTTTGACGCAAAGGAATCCCTCAGAATAGGCGTGGGAATGATACCCCGCATGGGTGTCGAGCTGGCGATGCTGGCCATAGCCATGCAGGCCGGCGTGGCCGGACAGGACGAGCTCACGATAGCTGTGTTCATGGTGTTCGTGACCACGATACTAACGCCGCCGCTGTTGAAGTACGTGTATTCAAAAAGTTAA
- the pyrE gene encoding orotate phosphoribosyltransferase, whose protein sequence is MKEKLMEMIFEEECIRFGHFVLTSGKESDYYIDVKKLITNPRALKLIAKLVGELWGGDAFDRVAGPELGAVPIATAVALEIEKPLLVVRKKKKEHGTGKQIEGEVKPGDRVLLVEDVTTTGGSVLRAAKVLEESGAKVVGITVVVDREEGARERIEGEGYMFMPLVTVGELFEFKGKFRA, encoded by the coding sequence ATGAAGGAGAAACTCATGGAGATGATATTCGAGGAGGAGTGCATAAGGTTCGGGCACTTCGTCCTGACCTCCGGAAAGGAGAGCGACTACTACATAGACGTGAAGAAGCTCATAACGAACCCAAGGGCCCTGAAGCTAATAGCGAAGCTCGTAGGCGAGCTGTGGGGCGGCGATGCCTTCGACAGGGTTGCCGGCCCCGAGCTCGGAGCGGTTCCGATAGCGACGGCGGTGGCCCTCGAGATAGAGAAGCCCCTCCTTGTCGTCAGGAAAAAGAAGAAGGAGCACGGGACGGGAAAGCAGATAGAGGGCGAAGTGAAACCCGGGGACAGGGTTCTCCTCGTTGAGGATGTCACCACAACGGGCGGAAGCGTTCTCCGGGCGGCGAAGGTCCTTGAAGAGAGCGGTGCGAAGGTGGTCGGCATAACCGTCGTCGTGGACAGGGAAGAAGGTGCGAGGGAAAGAATTGAAGGGGAAGGATACATGTTCATGCCGCTCGTGACGGTGGGGGAGCTCTTCGAGTTCAAAGGGAAGTTCAGAGCATGA
- the fbp gene encoding fructose-1,6-bisphosphate aldolase/phosphatase, which translates to MAIGEKITVSVIKADIGGWPGHSRVHPQLIETAEAVLSKAVEKGTLIDFYVGSCGDDLQLIMTHKKGVDSSEIHGLAWNAFEEATKVAKELGLYGAGQDLLKDAFSGNIRGMGPGIAEMEITLRKSEPIVTFHMDKTEPGAFNLPIFRMFADPFNTAGLVIDPKMHMGFRFEVWDILKHKRVILNTPEEVYDLLALIGAKSRYVIKRVYPKEGHPISQDEPVAVVSTEKLFEIAGEYVGKDDPVAIVRAQSGLPALGEVLEPFAFPHLVSGWMRGSHNGPVMPVPMHQANPTRFDGPPRVVALGWQISPEGKLVGPVDLFDDPAYDYARQRAMEITEYMRRHGPFEPHRLPLEDMEYTTLPGVLKRLEDRFENIE; encoded by the coding sequence ATGGCGATTGGTGAAAAGATTACGGTTAGCGTTATAAAAGCGGACATCGGCGGCTGGCCGGGACACTCAAGGGTTCACCCGCAGCTCATTGAGACCGCGGAGGCTGTTCTCTCAAAGGCGGTTGAGAAGGGCACCCTCATAGACTTCTACGTGGGCAGCTGCGGCGATGACCTTCAGCTCATCATGACCCACAAGAAGGGCGTTGACAGCTCCGAGATACACGGTCTGGCATGGAATGCCTTCGAGGAGGCCACCAAAGTGGCAAAGGAGCTCGGCCTCTACGGAGCGGGCCAGGACCTCCTTAAGGACGCCTTCAGCGGCAACATAAGGGGCATGGGTCCGGGAATAGCCGAGATGGAGATAACCCTCAGGAAGAGCGAGCCCATAGTCACCTTCCACATGGACAAGACCGAACCAGGAGCCTTCAACCTCCCGATATTCAGGATGTTCGCCGATCCCTTCAACACCGCGGGCCTCGTCATTGACCCCAAGATGCACATGGGCTTCCGCTTTGAGGTCTGGGACATCCTCAAGCACAAGAGGGTTATCCTCAACACCCCGGAGGAAGTCTACGACCTCCTTGCCCTCATAGGAGCGAAGAGCCGCTACGTCATCAAGAGGGTCTACCCCAAGGAGGGTCACCCGATAAGCCAGGACGAGCCCGTTGCGGTAGTCAGCACCGAGAAGCTCTTCGAAATCGCGGGAGAATACGTTGGAAAGGACGACCCGGTTGCGATAGTCAGGGCCCAGAGTGGCCTCCCGGCACTCGGCGAAGTCCTCGAGCCCTTCGCCTTTCCGCACCTCGTCAGCGGCTGGATGAGGGGTTCCCACAACGGCCCTGTAATGCCCGTCCCAATGCACCAGGCCAACCCAACCAGGTTCGACGGCCCGCCGCGCGTTGTAGCCCTTGGCTGGCAGATCAGCCCAGAAGGAAAGCTCGTCGGCCCGGTTGACCTCTTCGACGACCCTGCCTACGACTACGCGAGGCAGAGAGCCATGGAAATCACCGAGTACATGCGCAGGCACGGTCCCTTCGAGCCGCACCGCCTGCCCCTCGAGGACATGGAGTACACCACGCTTCCGGGCGTGCTGAAGAGGCTCGAGGACAGGTTCGAGAACATCGAATGA